In Electrophorus electricus isolate fEleEle1 chromosome 6, fEleEle1.pri, whole genome shotgun sequence, a single genomic region encodes these proteins:
- the dub gene encoding duboraya isoform X2, with protein sequence MLFSHCLKEGLKLIIGFLLWKKESMIKTSVAELAGKFTCKTSFPTEPEGPLQDKPVRKRPPGKLQLPVSSDVGHGHEEKGEVTSHPPRRNRNSALIEKLQANLNRSPTALLPSPMSPGAMKPHPAPFSPTSPCSPCTPPAIHTPSQEEVPASFETPAEGKVLQSINKGRARHSIKRRPPSRRQRNPSEDEVGAEEEKTVAPGSESTPTGASEEDVVEKQKVKAEGMDGASVQPSNSQPHGKPNQRALPDSEPPVGRGSEPCEEASASAVEEAEAEGEARCDEPQLASRSSLSTEPEPQHEGDKAVEVKEEQEERKEEEGGGQEEQDQRL encoded by the exons aTGCTGTTTTCTCACTGTCTGAAAGAGGGCTTGAAGCTTATCATTGGTTTCCTGTTGTGGAAA AAGGAGTCCATGATAAAAACCTCTGTGGCTGAGCTGGCTGGAAAATTCACTTGTAAAACATCCTTTCCTACAGAACCTGAAGGG CCTTTGCAGGATAAGCCTGTGCGCAAGAGGCCTCCAGGAAAGCTACAGCTGCCTGTCAGCAGTGATGTGGGTCATGGCCACGAGGAG AAAGGTGAGGTTACTTCTCACCCTCCTAGAAGGAATAGGAACTCAGCTCTCATTGAGAAACTCCAG GCAAACCTCAATCGCTCTCCCACGGCCCTCTTGCCTTCCCCAATGAGCCCAGGGGCAATGAAACCACACCCGGCCCCCTTCTCGCCCACCTCGCCCTGCAGTCCATGCACTCCACCTGCAATTCACACACCAAGCCAGGAGGAGGTCCCAGCCAGCTTCGAAACACCTGCAGAAGGCAAAGTTCTCCAAAGCATCAACAAG GGAAGAGCAAGACATTCCATAAAACGCCGACCGCCATCGCGTCGGCAAAGGAACCCCAGTGAAGATGAGGTTGGGGCTGAAGAGGAAAAGACTGTGGCACCTGGCTCTGAGAGCACACCTACAGGAGCTAGTGAAGAAGACGTGGTCGAGAAGCAGAAGGTGAAGGCAGAGGGGATGGATGGAGCCAGTGTACAACCTTCTAACTCTCAGCCTCACggcaaaccaaaccaaagaGCATTGCCAGACTCTGAGCCCCCAGTCGGCAGAGGGAGCGAACCATGCGAGGAGGCCTCTGCATCGGCCGTGGAGGAGGCGGAGGCAGAAGGGGAGGCGAGGTGTGACGAGCCTCAGTTAGCCAGCAGGAGCTCCTTGTCCACGGAGCCAGAGCCACAGCATGAGGGGGACAAGGCAGTGGAGGTCAaagaagagcaggaggagaggaaagaggaggaaggaggtGGCCAGGAGGAG CAAGACCAAAGGCTCTGA
- the dub gene encoding duboraya isoform X1: MLFSHCLKEGLKLIIGFLLWKKESMIKTSVAELAGKFTCKTSFPTEPEGPLQDKPVRKRPPGKLQLPVSSDVGHGHEEQKGEVTSHPPRRNRNSALIEKLQANLNRSPTALLPSPMSPGAMKPHPAPFSPTSPCSPCTPPAIHTPSQEEVPASFETPAEGKVLQSINKGRARHSIKRRPPSRRQRNPSEDEVGAEEEKTVAPGSESTPTGASEEDVVEKQKVKAEGMDGASVQPSNSQPHGKPNQRALPDSEPPVGRGSEPCEEASASAVEEAEAEGEARCDEPQLASRSSLSTEPEPQHEGDKAVEVKEEQEERKEEEGGGQEEQDQRL, encoded by the exons aTGCTGTTTTCTCACTGTCTGAAAGAGGGCTTGAAGCTTATCATTGGTTTCCTGTTGTGGAAA AAGGAGTCCATGATAAAAACCTCTGTGGCTGAGCTGGCTGGAAAATTCACTTGTAAAACATCCTTTCCTACAGAACCTGAAGGG CCTTTGCAGGATAAGCCTGTGCGCAAGAGGCCTCCAGGAAAGCTACAGCTGCCTGTCAGCAGTGATGTGGGTCATGGCCACGAGGAG CAGAAAGGTGAGGTTACTTCTCACCCTCCTAGAAGGAATAGGAACTCAGCTCTCATTGAGAAACTCCAG GCAAACCTCAATCGCTCTCCCACGGCCCTCTTGCCTTCCCCAATGAGCCCAGGGGCAATGAAACCACACCCGGCCCCCTTCTCGCCCACCTCGCCCTGCAGTCCATGCACTCCACCTGCAATTCACACACCAAGCCAGGAGGAGGTCCCAGCCAGCTTCGAAACACCTGCAGAAGGCAAAGTTCTCCAAAGCATCAACAAG GGAAGAGCAAGACATTCCATAAAACGCCGACCGCCATCGCGTCGGCAAAGGAACCCCAGTGAAGATGAGGTTGGGGCTGAAGAGGAAAAGACTGTGGCACCTGGCTCTGAGAGCACACCTACAGGAGCTAGTGAAGAAGACGTGGTCGAGAAGCAGAAGGTGAAGGCAGAGGGGATGGATGGAGCCAGTGTACAACCTTCTAACTCTCAGCCTCACggcaaaccaaaccaaagaGCATTGCCAGACTCTGAGCCCCCAGTCGGCAGAGGGAGCGAACCATGCGAGGAGGCCTCTGCATCGGCCGTGGAGGAGGCGGAGGCAGAAGGGGAGGCGAGGTGTGACGAGCCTCAGTTAGCCAGCAGGAGCTCCTTGTCCACGGAGCCAGAGCCACAGCATGAGGGGGACAAGGCAGTGGAGGTCAaagaagagcaggaggagaggaaagaggaggaaggaggtGGCCAGGAGGAG CAAGACCAAAGGCTCTGA
- the dub gene encoding duboraya isoform X3: MEKESMIKTSVAELAGKFTCKTSFPTEPEGPLQDKPVRKRPPGKLQLPVSSDVGHGHEEQKGEVTSHPPRRNRNSALIEKLQANLNRSPTALLPSPMSPGAMKPHPAPFSPTSPCSPCTPPAIHTPSQEEVPASFETPAEGKVLQSINKGRARHSIKRRPPSRRQRNPSEDEVGAEEEKTVAPGSESTPTGASEEDVVEKQKVKAEGMDGASVQPSNSQPHGKPNQRALPDSEPPVGRGSEPCEEASASAVEEAEAEGEARCDEPQLASRSSLSTEPEPQHEGDKAVEVKEEQEERKEEEGGGQEEQDQRL; encoded by the exons AAGGAGTCCATGATAAAAACCTCTGTGGCTGAGCTGGCTGGAAAATTCACTTGTAAAACATCCTTTCCTACAGAACCTGAAGGG CCTTTGCAGGATAAGCCTGTGCGCAAGAGGCCTCCAGGAAAGCTACAGCTGCCTGTCAGCAGTGATGTGGGTCATGGCCACGAGGAG CAGAAAGGTGAGGTTACTTCTCACCCTCCTAGAAGGAATAGGAACTCAGCTCTCATTGAGAAACTCCAG GCAAACCTCAATCGCTCTCCCACGGCCCTCTTGCCTTCCCCAATGAGCCCAGGGGCAATGAAACCACACCCGGCCCCCTTCTCGCCCACCTCGCCCTGCAGTCCATGCACTCCACCTGCAATTCACACACCAAGCCAGGAGGAGGTCCCAGCCAGCTTCGAAACACCTGCAGAAGGCAAAGTTCTCCAAAGCATCAACAAG GGAAGAGCAAGACATTCCATAAAACGCCGACCGCCATCGCGTCGGCAAAGGAACCCCAGTGAAGATGAGGTTGGGGCTGAAGAGGAAAAGACTGTGGCACCTGGCTCTGAGAGCACACCTACAGGAGCTAGTGAAGAAGACGTGGTCGAGAAGCAGAAGGTGAAGGCAGAGGGGATGGATGGAGCCAGTGTACAACCTTCTAACTCTCAGCCTCACggcaaaccaaaccaaagaGCATTGCCAGACTCTGAGCCCCCAGTCGGCAGAGGGAGCGAACCATGCGAGGAGGCCTCTGCATCGGCCGTGGAGGAGGCGGAGGCAGAAGGGGAGGCGAGGTGTGACGAGCCTCAGTTAGCCAGCAGGAGCTCCTTGTCCACGGAGCCAGAGCCACAGCATGAGGGGGACAAGGCAGTGGAGGTCAaagaagagcaggaggagaggaaagaggaggaaggaggtGGCCAGGAGGAG CAAGACCAAAGGCTCTGA
- the alg8 gene encoding probable dolichyl pyrophosphate Glc1Man9GlcNAc2 alpha-1,3-glucosyltransferase isoform X3 — MASPMNSDSGWFLALALGVSFIKCLLINAYHSTDFEVHRNWLAVTHSMPVSKWYYEATSEWTLDYPPFFAWFEYGLSHVAAYFDKEMLVVRNLNYASPATVLFQRLSVIVTDVVFIYAIKECCKCLREDKGKELLWKPSFILATLLLWNFGLIIVDHIHFQYNGFLFGVLLLSVARHFQSRHLEGALLFSVLLNLKHIYLYIAPAYGVFLLRCFCFTQSKTDGSVHWKSFSPFRFVVLGSIVLTTFALSFGPFIALGQIPQVLSRLFPFKRGLCHAYWAPNVWALYNIVDKVLSMLGVKLGMLDINKLPKATMTGGLVQEFQHTVLPSVSPLVTLICTLLSILPALFHMWYRPSGGRGFLRCIVICALGSFMFGWHVHEKAILMAILPLSWLAVEHREDARTFLILSTTGHFSLFPLLFTAQELPIKILLMLLFTIFSFTSLKKLFRGRLVSSVEATYLLGLIPLAVICELVYPLTPWHHTLPFIPLLLTSIYCALGVTYSFIRLYISLLTVPSTTSKGKCQ; from the exons ATGGCGTCGCCCATGAACAGTGATTCGGGCTGGTTTCTCGCCTTGGCTCTCGGAGTGTCTTTTATCAAATGTCTTTTAATAAACGCGTA CCACTCTACAGATTTTGAAGTCCATCGGAACTGGCTTGCCGTTACTCATTCCATGCCGGTTTCAAAGTGGTATTATGAG GCGACATCTGAATGGACACTAGATTATCCTCCCTTTTTTGCCTGGTTTGAATATGGACTGTCACATGTTGCTGCATACTTTGATAAAGAGATGCTGGTTGTGCGTAATCTGAATTACGCAAGCCCCGCCACAGTGTTGTTCCAGAGGCTTTCTGTTATCGTGACTGATGTGGTCTTCATTTATGCAATTAAAGA ATGTTGCAAATGTTTACGAGAAGACAAAGGGAAGGAGCTGCTGTGGAAGCCCTCTTTCATCCTAGCAACATTGCTGTTGTGGAACTTTGGACTCATCATAGTTGATC ACATTCATTTCCAGTATAATGGGTTTCTCTTTGGTGTTCTTCTTTTATCAGTTGCAAGACATTTTCAG AGTAGACACTTAGAAGGTGCCCTACTGTTTTCTGTCCTTCTAAACCTGAAACACATATATCTGTACATTGCGCCTGCCTATGGGGTCTTCCTGCTGAGGTGTTTCTGTTTCACTCAGAGTAAGACAG aTGGATCAGTGCACTGGAAGAGTTTCAGCCCATTCCGATTTGTAGTGCTTGGATCAATTGTTCTGACAACATTTGCATTGTCGTTTGGACCCTTTATTGCACTG GGTCAAATTCCACAGGTCCTTTCCAGGCTCTTCCCTTTTAAGCGAGGACTATGCCATGCCTATTGGGCACCCAATGTCTGGGCCCTTTACAACATAGTGGACAAAGTTCTTTCCATGTTAG GTGTAAAGCTCGGGATGCTTGACATTAATAAACTTCCCAAGGCAACAATGACTGGTGGTCTGGTTCAAGAATTCCAACACACTGTTCTTCCATCTGTATCTCCTTTAGTAACACTTATTTGTACATTACTGTCAATCTTG CCTGCTTTGTTCCATATGTGGTATAGACCTAGTGGAGGCAGAGGTTTCTTACGCTGCATAGTTATTTGTGCCCTCGGCTCTTTCATGTTTGGTTGGCATGTGCACGAGAAAGCCATTTTGATGGCAATACTTCCTTTAAG TTGGCTTGCCGTAGAGCACAGGGAGGATGCCAGGACTTTCCTGATCCTCAGCACAACAGGCCATTTTTCGCTTTTTCCACTGCTCTTTACAGCACAAG AACTGCCtatcaagattcttcttatgtTGCTGTTTACGATCTTCAGCTTCACTTCTCTAAAGAAGCTTTTCAG GGGTCGCTTGGTGAGTTCAGTGGAAGCCACATATCTCCTGGGCCTGATTCCTCTGGCAGTCATCTGTGAGTTGGTTTACCCGCTGACTCCCTGGCACCACACCTTGCCCTTCATCCCCCTGCTCCTGACCTCCATCTACTGTGCTCTAGGTGTGACCTACTCTTTTATCAGACTCTACATTTCACTGCTAACAGTACCAAGTACAACAAGCAAAGGTAAATGTCAGTGA
- the alg8 gene encoding probable dolichyl pyrophosphate Glc1Man9GlcNAc2 alpha-1,3-glucosyltransferase isoform X4 produces the protein MASPMNSDSGWFLALALGVSFIKCLLINAYHSTDFEVHRNWLAVTHSMPVSKWYYEATSEWTLDYPPFFAWFEYGLSHVAAYFDKEMLVVRNLNYASPATVLFQRLSVIVTDVVFIYAIKEFNSWSCAIYRCCKCLREDKGKELLWKPSFILATLLLWNFGLIIVDHIHFQYNGFLFGVLLLSVARHFQSKTDGSVHWKSFSPFRFVVLGSIVLTTFALSFGPFIALGQIPQVLSRLFPFKRGLCHAYWAPNVWALYNIVDKVLSMLGVKLGMLDINKLPKATMTGGLVQEFQHTVLPSVSPLVTLICTLLSILPALFHMWYRPSGGRGFLRCIVICALGSFMFGWHVHEKAILMAILPLSWLAVEHREDARTFLILSTTGHFSLFPLLFTAQELPIKILLMLLFTIFSFTSLKKLFRGRLVSSVEATYLLGLIPLAVICELVYPLTPWHHTLPFIPLLLTSIYCALGVTYSFIRLYISLLTVPSTTSKGKCQ, from the exons ATGGCGTCGCCCATGAACAGTGATTCGGGCTGGTTTCTCGCCTTGGCTCTCGGAGTGTCTTTTATCAAATGTCTTTTAATAAACGCGTA CCACTCTACAGATTTTGAAGTCCATCGGAACTGGCTTGCCGTTACTCATTCCATGCCGGTTTCAAAGTGGTATTATGAG GCGACATCTGAATGGACACTAGATTATCCTCCCTTTTTTGCCTGGTTTGAATATGGACTGTCACATGTTGCTGCATACTTTGATAAAGAGATGCTGGTTGTGCGTAATCTGAATTACGCAAGCCCCGCCACAGTGTTGTTCCAGAGGCTTTCTGTTATCGTGACTGATGTGGTCTTCATTTATGCAATTAAAGA GTTTAACAGTTGGAGCTGTGCTATCTATAGATGTTGCAAATGTTTACGAGAAGACAAAGGGAAGGAGCTGCTGTGGAAGCCCTCTTTCATCCTAGCAACATTGCTGTTGTGGAACTTTGGACTCATCATAGTTGATC ACATTCATTTCCAGTATAATGGGTTTCTCTTTGGTGTTCTTCTTTTATCAGTTGCAAGACATTTTCAG AGTAAGACAG aTGGATCAGTGCACTGGAAGAGTTTCAGCCCATTCCGATTTGTAGTGCTTGGATCAATTGTTCTGACAACATTTGCATTGTCGTTTGGACCCTTTATTGCACTG GGTCAAATTCCACAGGTCCTTTCCAGGCTCTTCCCTTTTAAGCGAGGACTATGCCATGCCTATTGGGCACCCAATGTCTGGGCCCTTTACAACATAGTGGACAAAGTTCTTTCCATGTTAG GTGTAAAGCTCGGGATGCTTGACATTAATAAACTTCCCAAGGCAACAATGACTGGTGGTCTGGTTCAAGAATTCCAACACACTGTTCTTCCATCTGTATCTCCTTTAGTAACACTTATTTGTACATTACTGTCAATCTTG CCTGCTTTGTTCCATATGTGGTATAGACCTAGTGGAGGCAGAGGTTTCTTACGCTGCATAGTTATTTGTGCCCTCGGCTCTTTCATGTTTGGTTGGCATGTGCACGAGAAAGCCATTTTGATGGCAATACTTCCTTTAAG TTGGCTTGCCGTAGAGCACAGGGAGGATGCCAGGACTTTCCTGATCCTCAGCACAACAGGCCATTTTTCGCTTTTTCCACTGCTCTTTACAGCACAAG AACTGCCtatcaagattcttcttatgtTGCTGTTTACGATCTTCAGCTTCACTTCTCTAAAGAAGCTTTTCAG GGGTCGCTTGGTGAGTTCAGTGGAAGCCACATATCTCCTGGGCCTGATTCCTCTGGCAGTCATCTGTGAGTTGGTTTACCCGCTGACTCCCTGGCACCACACCTTGCCCTTCATCCCCCTGCTCCTGACCTCCATCTACTGTGCTCTAGGTGTGACCTACTCTTTTATCAGACTCTACATTTCACTGCTAACAGTACCAAGTACAACAAGCAAAGGTAAATGTCAGTGA
- the alg8 gene encoding probable dolichyl pyrophosphate Glc1Man9GlcNAc2 alpha-1,3-glucosyltransferase isoform X2, producing MASPMNSDSGWFLALALGVSFIKCLLINAYHSTDFEVHRNWLAVTHSMPVSKWYYEATSEWTLDYPPFFAWFEYGLSHVAAYFDKEMLVVRNLNYASPATVLFQRLSVIVTDVVFIYAIKEFNSWSCAIYRCCKCLREDKGKELLWKPSFILATLLLWNFGLIIVDHIHFQYNGFLFGVLLLSVARHFQSRHLEGALLFSVLLNLKHIYLYIAPAYGVFLLRCFCFTQSKTDGSVHWKSFSPFRFVVLGSIVLTTFALSFGPFIALVLSRLFPFKRGLCHAYWAPNVWALYNIVDKVLSMLGVKLGMLDINKLPKATMTGGLVQEFQHTVLPSVSPLVTLICTLLSILPALFHMWYRPSGGRGFLRCIVICALGSFMFGWHVHEKAILMAILPLSWLAVEHREDARTFLILSTTGHFSLFPLLFTAQELPIKILLMLLFTIFSFTSLKKLFRGRLVSSVEATYLLGLIPLAVICELVYPLTPWHHTLPFIPLLLTSIYCALGVTYSFIRLYISLLTVPSTTSKGKCQ from the exons ATGGCGTCGCCCATGAACAGTGATTCGGGCTGGTTTCTCGCCTTGGCTCTCGGAGTGTCTTTTATCAAATGTCTTTTAATAAACGCGTA CCACTCTACAGATTTTGAAGTCCATCGGAACTGGCTTGCCGTTACTCATTCCATGCCGGTTTCAAAGTGGTATTATGAG GCGACATCTGAATGGACACTAGATTATCCTCCCTTTTTTGCCTGGTTTGAATATGGACTGTCACATGTTGCTGCATACTTTGATAAAGAGATGCTGGTTGTGCGTAATCTGAATTACGCAAGCCCCGCCACAGTGTTGTTCCAGAGGCTTTCTGTTATCGTGACTGATGTGGTCTTCATTTATGCAATTAAAGA GTTTAACAGTTGGAGCTGTGCTATCTATAGATGTTGCAAATGTTTACGAGAAGACAAAGGGAAGGAGCTGCTGTGGAAGCCCTCTTTCATCCTAGCAACATTGCTGTTGTGGAACTTTGGACTCATCATAGTTGATC ACATTCATTTCCAGTATAATGGGTTTCTCTTTGGTGTTCTTCTTTTATCAGTTGCAAGACATTTTCAG AGTAGACACTTAGAAGGTGCCCTACTGTTTTCTGTCCTTCTAAACCTGAAACACATATATCTGTACATTGCGCCTGCCTATGGGGTCTTCCTGCTGAGGTGTTTCTGTTTCACTCAGAGTAAGACAG aTGGATCAGTGCACTGGAAGAGTTTCAGCCCATTCCGATTTGTAGTGCTTGGATCAATTGTTCTGACAACATTTGCATTGTCGTTTGGACCCTTTATTGCACTG GTCCTTTCCAGGCTCTTCCCTTTTAAGCGAGGACTATGCCATGCCTATTGGGCACCCAATGTCTGGGCCCTTTACAACATAGTGGACAAAGTTCTTTCCATGTTAG GTGTAAAGCTCGGGATGCTTGACATTAATAAACTTCCCAAGGCAACAATGACTGGTGGTCTGGTTCAAGAATTCCAACACACTGTTCTTCCATCTGTATCTCCTTTAGTAACACTTATTTGTACATTACTGTCAATCTTG CCTGCTTTGTTCCATATGTGGTATAGACCTAGTGGAGGCAGAGGTTTCTTACGCTGCATAGTTATTTGTGCCCTCGGCTCTTTCATGTTTGGTTGGCATGTGCACGAGAAAGCCATTTTGATGGCAATACTTCCTTTAAG TTGGCTTGCCGTAGAGCACAGGGAGGATGCCAGGACTTTCCTGATCCTCAGCACAACAGGCCATTTTTCGCTTTTTCCACTGCTCTTTACAGCACAAG AACTGCCtatcaagattcttcttatgtTGCTGTTTACGATCTTCAGCTTCACTTCTCTAAAGAAGCTTTTCAG GGGTCGCTTGGTGAGTTCAGTGGAAGCCACATATCTCCTGGGCCTGATTCCTCTGGCAGTCATCTGTGAGTTGGTTTACCCGCTGACTCCCTGGCACCACACCTTGCCCTTCATCCCCCTGCTCCTGACCTCCATCTACTGTGCTCTAGGTGTGACCTACTCTTTTATCAGACTCTACATTTCACTGCTAACAGTACCAAGTACAACAAGCAAAGGTAAATGTCAGTGA
- the alg8 gene encoding probable dolichyl pyrophosphate Glc1Man9GlcNAc2 alpha-1,3-glucosyltransferase isoform X1 → MASPMNSDSGWFLALALGVSFIKCLLINAYHSTDFEVHRNWLAVTHSMPVSKWYYEATSEWTLDYPPFFAWFEYGLSHVAAYFDKEMLVVRNLNYASPATVLFQRLSVIVTDVVFIYAIKEFNSWSCAIYRCCKCLREDKGKELLWKPSFILATLLLWNFGLIIVDHIHFQYNGFLFGVLLLSVARHFQSRHLEGALLFSVLLNLKHIYLYIAPAYGVFLLRCFCFTQSKTDGSVHWKSFSPFRFVVLGSIVLTTFALSFGPFIALGQIPQVLSRLFPFKRGLCHAYWAPNVWALYNIVDKVLSMLGVKLGMLDINKLPKATMTGGLVQEFQHTVLPSVSPLVTLICTLLSILPALFHMWYRPSGGRGFLRCIVICALGSFMFGWHVHEKAILMAILPLSWLAVEHREDARTFLILSTTGHFSLFPLLFTAQELPIKILLMLLFTIFSFTSLKKLFRGRLVSSVEATYLLGLIPLAVICELVYPLTPWHHTLPFIPLLLTSIYCALGVTYSFIRLYISLLTVPSTTSKGKCQ, encoded by the exons ATGGCGTCGCCCATGAACAGTGATTCGGGCTGGTTTCTCGCCTTGGCTCTCGGAGTGTCTTTTATCAAATGTCTTTTAATAAACGCGTA CCACTCTACAGATTTTGAAGTCCATCGGAACTGGCTTGCCGTTACTCATTCCATGCCGGTTTCAAAGTGGTATTATGAG GCGACATCTGAATGGACACTAGATTATCCTCCCTTTTTTGCCTGGTTTGAATATGGACTGTCACATGTTGCTGCATACTTTGATAAAGAGATGCTGGTTGTGCGTAATCTGAATTACGCAAGCCCCGCCACAGTGTTGTTCCAGAGGCTTTCTGTTATCGTGACTGATGTGGTCTTCATTTATGCAATTAAAGA GTTTAACAGTTGGAGCTGTGCTATCTATAGATGTTGCAAATGTTTACGAGAAGACAAAGGGAAGGAGCTGCTGTGGAAGCCCTCTTTCATCCTAGCAACATTGCTGTTGTGGAACTTTGGACTCATCATAGTTGATC ACATTCATTTCCAGTATAATGGGTTTCTCTTTGGTGTTCTTCTTTTATCAGTTGCAAGACATTTTCAG AGTAGACACTTAGAAGGTGCCCTACTGTTTTCTGTCCTTCTAAACCTGAAACACATATATCTGTACATTGCGCCTGCCTATGGGGTCTTCCTGCTGAGGTGTTTCTGTTTCACTCAGAGTAAGACAG aTGGATCAGTGCACTGGAAGAGTTTCAGCCCATTCCGATTTGTAGTGCTTGGATCAATTGTTCTGACAACATTTGCATTGTCGTTTGGACCCTTTATTGCACTG GGTCAAATTCCACAGGTCCTTTCCAGGCTCTTCCCTTTTAAGCGAGGACTATGCCATGCCTATTGGGCACCCAATGTCTGGGCCCTTTACAACATAGTGGACAAAGTTCTTTCCATGTTAG GTGTAAAGCTCGGGATGCTTGACATTAATAAACTTCCCAAGGCAACAATGACTGGTGGTCTGGTTCAAGAATTCCAACACACTGTTCTTCCATCTGTATCTCCTTTAGTAACACTTATTTGTACATTACTGTCAATCTTG CCTGCTTTGTTCCATATGTGGTATAGACCTAGTGGAGGCAGAGGTTTCTTACGCTGCATAGTTATTTGTGCCCTCGGCTCTTTCATGTTTGGTTGGCATGTGCACGAGAAAGCCATTTTGATGGCAATACTTCCTTTAAG TTGGCTTGCCGTAGAGCACAGGGAGGATGCCAGGACTTTCCTGATCCTCAGCACAACAGGCCATTTTTCGCTTTTTCCACTGCTCTTTACAGCACAAG AACTGCCtatcaagattcttcttatgtTGCTGTTTACGATCTTCAGCTTCACTTCTCTAAAGAAGCTTTTCAG GGGTCGCTTGGTGAGTTCAGTGGAAGCCACATATCTCCTGGGCCTGATTCCTCTGGCAGTCATCTGTGAGTTGGTTTACCCGCTGACTCCCTGGCACCACACCTTGCCCTTCATCCCCCTGCTCCTGACCTCCATCTACTGTGCTCTAGGTGTGACCTACTCTTTTATCAGACTCTACATTTCACTGCTAACAGTACCAAGTACAACAAGCAAAGGTAAATGTCAGTGA